From bacterium, the proteins below share one genomic window:
- a CDS encoding radical SAM protein, which yields MKVLVTNPPWPGPGYGLRSDVRWPHRRKDKFIEYPTYLAYVCAILKKVGIDVVFVDGIVEELSIDDFAERVQQIRPDMMVMECSTPSIDYDLLTARTVKQKSPNTFILLVGSHPTVFHEQIMKDHESVGGICRGEFDYTVRDAALAIANKGGLGKVPGLTYRENGRIKINENRALIENLDEIPFPDRNLVRIPNYVSAHYSGKNATFIISSRGCPYGCIFCLWPRTLYGRKTRFRSPENVIEEIAQLKGDFGVEELYFDDDCLVQDRERLIKICKLMINKGLTLKWFCQARVTVDEEMLRYMKESGCHTIFFGVESGDPEMLKRMKKGITLDQVRNAFKLARKLGIKAQAFFMFGLPGETEESRQKTIEFAKEIKPYSAQFATAVPHPGTVLYDMCMKKGWLKFDSWEDFDACNFLIETPEFNRKVIEQARAKAYRSFYLRPGYMLQTALTIKDWPEAKRVINSGLSILNRLRLFKEAN from the coding sequence ATGAAGGTTTTAGTAACCAATCCACCCTGGCCAGGGCCTGGCTATGGGCTTAGATCAGATGTGCGGTGGCCGCATCGGAGAAAAGATAAGTTTATTGAGTATCCGACTTATCTGGCTTATGTCTGTGCTATTCTTAAGAAGGTCGGCATAGATGTGGTCTTTGTCGACGGAATCGTGGAGGAGCTTTCCATTGACGATTTTGCCGAACGGGTTCAACAGATAAGGCCGGATATGATGGTGATGGAGTGTTCCACGCCTTCTATTGATTACGATCTATTAACCGCCAGGACCGTCAAACAAAAATCTCCGAACACCTTTATACTTCTGGTGGGTTCTCATCCGACTGTCTTTCATGAACAAATTATGAAAGATCATGAATCAGTTGGGGGTATTTGTCGAGGTGAATTTGACTACACGGTAAGAGATGCGGCTCTGGCCATAGCCAATAAGGGGGGGTTGGGCAAGGTTCCTGGGTTAACCTATCGAGAGAATGGCCGGATCAAGATAAACGAAAATAGAGCCTTGATCGAAAATTTGGACGAAATTCCCTTTCCTGATCGAAATCTGGTCCGCATCCCTAACTATGTTTCGGCCCATTATTCTGGCAAGAATGCTACCTTTATTATCAGTTCACGTGGCTGTCCTTATGGTTGTATCTTCTGTCTCTGGCCCCGCACCTTATATGGCCGAAAGACACGATTTAGAAGCCCGGAGAATGTAATAGAAGAGATTGCTCAACTGAAAGGTGATTTTGGGGTAGAGGAGCTTTATTTTGACGATGATTGTTTGGTCCAGGATAGAGAGCGGTTGATTAAAATATGTAAGCTCATGATAAATAAGGGATTAACCCTGAAATGGTTCTGTCAGGCCAGGGTTACGGTAGACGAAGAAATGTTGAGGTATATGAAGGAGTCTGGCTGTCATACTATCTTCTTTGGGGTTGAATCCGGTGACCCGGAGATGCTTAAGCGGATGAAAAAGGGAATTACCCTGGATCAGGTGAGAAATGCCTTTAAGCTCGCCAGGAAATTAGGGATAAAGGCTCAGGCCTTCTTTATGTTCGGCCTGCCTGGCGAGACCGAAGAATCCCGGCAGAAAACAATTGAGTTTGCCAAGGAAATTAAGCCTTATTCAGCTCAGTTTGCCACCGCTGTGCCTCATCCGGGGACAGTTTTGTATGATATGTGTATGAAAAAAGGCTGGCTCAAGTTTGATTCCTGGGAAGATTTTGATGCCTGTAATTTCCTGATCGAAACCCCGGAATTCAACCGGAAGGTCATTGAACAAGCCAGAGCAAAGGCCTATCGGAGTTTTTATCTGAGGCCGGGTTACATGCTTCAAACCGCCTTGACTATCAAAGACTGGCCTGAAGCGAAGCGGGTCATAAATAGTGGCCTGAGCATTCTTAATCGGTTGCGCCTTTTTAAAGAGGCCAACTAA
- a CDS encoding metal-dependent hydrolase, whose product MPDLVTHSGVAYLIYRLLVKRGYLIIFLVGTILPDVITRIPFFLLESKFYWLFHPLHTPGGITLVCLWLSYFFEEDERKTIFISLWLGSILHLGMDLLQYGIISQHLLLFPFSLRRYEIGLFSSEASMYTIPLWVGLIVVVEWALRNPGRLRRIEHASHN is encoded by the coding sequence ATGCCTGATCTGGTCACCCACAGCGGGGTAGCTTATCTTATTTATAGATTATTGGTGAAGAGAGGATACTTGATTATCTTCCTGGTAGGGACAATCTTGCCTGATGTTATTACCCGTATTCCTTTCTTTCTGCTTGAATCCAAATTTTATTGGCTGTTTCATCCCCTTCATACCCCTGGTGGAATCACTTTAGTCTGCCTGTGGTTAAGCTATTTCTTTGAGGAGGACGAGCGTAAAACAATTTTTATTAGCCTGTGGTTAGGAAGTATCTTACACCTGGGGATGGATCTTCTCCAGTATGGAATTATATCCCAACATCTTTTACTTTTCCCCTTTTCTCTAAGAAGGTATGAAATCGGTCTTTTTTCATCGGAGGCGAGTATGTATACTATCCCACTCTGGGTGGGCCTGATAGTGGTGGTGGAATGGGCTCTCCGAAACCCAGGACGGTTAAGGAGGATTGAGCATGCCAGTCATAACTGA
- a CDS encoding glycosyltransferase family 4 protein, whose product MQKILVLAPFDIFPPVHGGSTIVYSYAKYSSKRNKLCLVITHLHSQGGAVDIKNENIKVSYCPSSFFDRLRVFSVLFNPFYLWTAYQAMLELKADLIQCEPLWSAISGIFLKTIFNRPLVLIEQNVEYLKFKEMGGPIHFLLGRIIKVVEHLACWKADKIIVLSEVDKDQLGRLYHLPEDKLKVISPCIDLDNIKCREGAPEKVRIKYGLEPHTPLLAFMGNLKYGPNIEAVEHIANTISPQVIKKYPEAKFIIIGQGGDNLKKYQRPGLIFAGYLERPDLLAHLAASDIVLVPITTGSGVRIKIFEAAASGKSIVSTQKGVEGLSFIHGEEIYISQGVDSDFIQGIFELLENDDLRKSMGEKARARTESDYGWERRMQDFEEVYEELRRADSLEH is encoded by the coding sequence ATGCAGAAGATCTTGGTGCTGGCTCCTTTTGATATATTCCCGCCTGTTCATGGTGGAAGCACTATAGTTTACAGTTATGCTAAGTATTCCTCAAAACGAAATAAACTCTGCCTTGTTATTACGCACCTTCACTCTCAGGGTGGAGCAGTGGATATTAAAAACGAAAATATTAAGGTCAGTTATTGTCCTTCTTCTTTCTTTGATCGCCTGAGGGTTTTCTCTGTCTTATTTAACCCCTTTTATCTATGGACGGCTTATCAGGCTATGCTTGAACTCAAGGCTGACCTTATTCAATGTGAACCCCTCTGGTCGGCTATATCGGGGATATTTTTGAAGACCATATTTAATCGCCCTCTGGTGCTGATTGAACAAAATGTCGAGTACCTTAAATTCAAAGAGATGGGAGGGCCAATTCATTTTTTATTGGGACGAATAATAAAGGTAGTCGAACATCTGGCTTGTTGGAAGGCTGACAAGATTATTGTTTTATCTGAAGTAGATAAAGATCAGTTAGGCCGGCTTTATCACCTCCCAGAAGATAAATTAAAAGTCATTAGTCCGTGTATTGATCTGGATAATATTAAATGTCGGGAGGGCGCCCCGGAAAAAGTAAGGATAAAATACGGACTTGAGCCTCATACGCCTCTTTTGGCTTTTATGGGTAACCTTAAATACGGACCCAATATTGAGGCGGTGGAACATATTGCCAACACTATATCTCCTCAGGTCATTAAAAAATACCCGGAGGCAAAATTCATCATTATTGGTCAGGGGGGGGACAACCTCAAGAAATATCAAAGACCGGGCTTAATATTTGCTGGTTATTTGGAAAGACCCGATCTATTGGCCCATCTGGCTGCTTCTGATATTGTGCTTGTCCCTATTACTACGGGCTCAGGCGTGAGGATCAAGATATTTGAAGCGGCTGCCTCCGGCAAATCTATTGTCTCCACCCAAAAAGGGGTAGAAGGACTATCTTTTATTCATGGAGAAGAAATATACATCAGCCAAGGGGTAGACAGTGATTTTATCCAGGGCATTTTTGAGTTACTGGAAAACGATGATCTGAGAAAGTCAATGGGGGAAAAAGCCAGGGCGCGAACTGAATCTGATTATGGCTGGGAGAGAAGAATGCAGGACTTTGAAGAGGTGTATGAGGAATTGCGGAGGGCGGATTCTCTGGAGCACTAA
- the speD gene encoding adenosylmethionine decarboxylase codes for MSVLGPHLTIDGYDCPRSKLEDLELIYQVLDEFPAKIGMTKIMPPYVFRYYGKIPEKWGLSGFVLIAESHISIHTFPEGKFLSVDIFSCTRFNPEEATSFIKETFGIKRLETNLIERGRDYPFDLTKAQIINLEERRAIASK; via the coding sequence ATGTCTGTTTTGGGCCCACATCTTACGATTGATGGTTATGATTGTCCTCGTTCCAAGCTGGAGGACCTCGAACTTATTTATCAAGTTTTGGATGAATTTCCAGCCAAAATAGGGATGACCAAGATTATGCCTCCTTATGTTTTTCGGTACTATGGTAAGATCCCTGAAAAGTGGGGACTTTCTGGTTTTGTTCTCATTGCGGAAAGCCATATTAGCATTCATACTTTTCCGGAAGGTAAATTTTTGAGTGTGGATATATTTTCCTGCACTCGATTTAATCCGGAGGAAGCGACTTCTTTTATTAAGGAAACCTTTGGGATTAAGCGTCTGGAGACGAACCTTATAGAGCGGGGTCGTGATTATCCTTTTGATCTAACAAAGGCTCAGATAATTAATTTAGAAGAACGAAGGGCGATAGCATCCAAGTAA
- the speB gene encoding agmatinase: MACQLPYNFGALPKQFSSYETSRVVILPVPYDQTTSYLAGTRDGPRAIITASRNLELFDEELERETYQAGIATLDELIPIISGPPAMIKVVEEEVDGHLKAGKFLVMIGGEHSITLGAVRAFKKRYDDLSVLFLDAHADLRDNYQGTPYSHACVGRRIREEGVFLIQAGLRSLSKEEADYISRSGIETYRARMMMERSSWVNQLIDALSGRVYLSIDLDILDPSVMPAVGTPEPGGLSWYQLIDLVRDVACRREIVGLDVMELCPQPGDISPDFLAAKLVYRVLGYSLCP; this comes from the coding sequence ATGGCGTGTCAACTTCCGTATAACTTTGGGGCTCTACCGAAACAGTTTTCCTCTTATGAGACTTCGAGGGTGGTGATTCTCCCTGTTCCTTATGATCAAACGACTTCTTACCTGGCAGGGACAAGAGATGGTCCCAGGGCTATCATAACGGCTTCAAGAAACCTGGAGTTATTTGATGAAGAACTGGAGAGGGAAACTTACCAGGCAGGTATTGCTACCTTGGATGAACTTATTCCGATAATAAGTGGGCCGCCGGCAATGATCAAGGTAGTAGAAGAAGAGGTTGATGGCCACCTAAAGGCGGGAAAATTCCTGGTAATGATTGGGGGAGAACATTCCATTACTTTAGGCGCCGTTCGGGCCTTTAAAAAGCGATATGATGATTTATCGGTTCTCTTTTTAGATGCCCACGCTGATCTTAGAGATAATTACCAGGGCACTCCATACAGCCACGCTTGTGTGGGAAGAAGGATTAGGGAAGAAGGCGTTTTTCTTATTCAGGCCGGTCTTAGAAGTTTATCTAAAGAAGAAGCGGATTACATCAGCCGGTCGGGGATAGAAACCTATCGGGCAAGAATGATGATGGAACGCTCTTCCTGGGTAAATCAACTGATTGACGCTCTTTCAGGGCGGGTTTATTTGAGCATTGATTTAGATATCCTGGATCCTTCTGTTATGCCAGCGGTGGGGACACCGGAGCCAGGAGGTCTTTCCTGGTATCAACTTATTGATTTAGTCAGAGATGTAGCCTGCCGCCGTGAAATAGTTGGATTAGATGTAATGGAGTTATGTCCCCAACCAGGGGATATTTCTCCGGATTTCCTGGCGGCTAAATTAGTTTATCGGGTGTTAGGATATAGCCTTTGTCCCTAA